The following proteins are co-located in the Solanum pennellii chromosome 8, SPENNV200 genome:
- the LOC107029067 gene encoding secretory carrier-associated membrane protein 4 has product MRGNDPNPFDEEEPEVNPFSKGGSAPASKSRFPQMIASTLGFGQKHDATDDVPLDSMNGSNKKQKELATWEADLKRRERDIKRREDAVAGAGVPTDDRNWPPFFPIIHHDIANEIPAHSQRLQYLAFASWLGIVFCLAFNVLAVTICWIKGGGVKIFFLAVIYALMGCPLSYILWYRPLYNAMRTDSALKFGWFFMFYLFHIGFCILAAIAPPIVFQGKSLTGILAAIDVFSDHVLVGIFYLIGFGFFCLEVLLSLWVLQKVYMYFRGHK; this is encoded by the exons atgagAGGAAACGATCCGAATCCGTTTGATGAAGAGGAGCCTGAAGTCAATCCTTTTTCA AAAGGTGGCTCCGCTCCTGCTTCGAAGTCACGCTTCCCTCAAATGATTGCTAGTACTCTTGGTTTTGGACAAAAACATGATGCAACTGATGACGTTCCATTGGATTCGATGAAT GGCTCCAACAAGAAGCAAAAAGAATTAGCAACCTGGGAAGCAGATCTGAAAAGGAGAGAAAGA GATATTAAACGAAGAGAAGATGCTGTTGCTGGTG CTGGTGTGCCAACTGATGATAGGAATTGGCCGCCCTTCTTTCCAATTATTCATCATGATATAGCAAATGAAATACCAGCTCATTCTCAGCGGCTGCAGTATTTGGCTTTTGCAAGCTGGTTAG GTATTGTTTTTTGTCTGGCGTTCAATGTTCTTGCCGTGACTATCTGTTGGATTAAGGGTGGCG GTGTTAAAATCTTTTTCCTGGCTGTAATATATGCTTTAATGGGATGTCCCCTTTCGTACATTTTGTGGTACAGGCCTCTGTATAACGCAATGAG GACCGACAGTGCATTGAAGTTTGGATGGTTTTTCATGTTCTACTTG TTCCACATTGGATTTTGCATACTTGCTGCTATTGCTCCTCCCATTGTATTTCAAGGAAAATCCTTAAC GGGTATCCTTGCAGCAATTGATGTCTTCTCTGACCATGTGTTGGTTGGG atattttatttgattggaTTTGGTTTCTTCTGCTTGGAAGTTTTGCTTAGCTTGTGGGTGCTGCAG AAAGTGTACATGTATTTCCGAGGGCACAAGTGA